The following nucleotide sequence is from Ptychodera flava strain L36383 unplaced genomic scaffold, AS_Pfla_20210202 Scaffold_33__1_contigs__length_2856901_pilon, whole genome shotgun sequence.
ACCATCTGACCTataaaatgtcatatttcagCACATTGATAGGCATACATGAAACTTACACATCTCTACAACGTAGAAGGAGAGAATAATAATGACAGCTAATTCTAATAAAGGCAGCTAACGTCTCTAATATTTGTTACCATGATTAAACGAATGTGACTAAATGCTTGCATGAACGTAATTATCTAACGAATATCAACAACAGACTGTGACCTATTTATGTCAAGGAGAGCGATGACCATTGTCGAAAATTTACCCTGTAATGCATAAgacaaagtttttctttctttctttctttctttctttctttttttctttcattctatGTATTTCTAGAAAACCATGTTTATAAGATTTTAATTATATATTGTTAATGGCACAGCTGAGCTTTCAAGTCTGACAGATTCATTGTACAATGTAGTAGTTTATGCGAAAAAAATGCGTACTCGTAAAAACACATGCAAAGTTGAATGAACTCTTTACATGGTACATGGTAAAGGCGCAAAATGGCGAGAAAACACTGTGAAATGTGCTTACCTGGGAATCCATATGATTGCTATCAGCCATGCTTATAGATAGTGCCAGGAGATCAACAAAGTCCCTTATTGGCGTGCACCTTCTCAGtctgtcaaaaaaaatgtgacGTTACTCGAGGGGTCTCGCGACCAAAGATAGGTATACTACGGATAAATTGTTAACTTCTGGTCTCGTATTTTCAATACATACACCAAAAAGCAAATCGTCAGGCGTAAAATAACATGTCTTTCCCTTTAGATAAGTTATCTTTGCGGGAAACATTGAACAGTATAGATAATTCAAATCTTAAACAATACTATGTATACGCAccaggaaacagaaaagtacaaaaaaaacataaatacttTATGTGAACCTGAAACATTCGTGATAAGTAGTGTGATTTATAATACAGATACAACTTTTTTGATATCCCGTCGTAATATTTTAATGGTGGTAGTGTACAAGGGTGTACTGTGGAGAACAGTGAAGTATCGTAGCGGCAACTGAGGAGGCTCATGAACTCAtatgaaagggacaaagtcggccatttctgcattcttttcatgaattttgtttgatacgaaacactatttatattgtttgacatgttgagaAATACTGAATGAATTAGTGACATGGATATCTTTCATCCCGGTTTTAGATACGATAAAAAAAAGGTCTGCTGAAAGAATATACAGTCTGTATCATTAATTCGACTGCTCATCACAGTTAGCATACGTGTAAaaaaccacacacacacaaagtaaAGGGCAATGTAAAAGCTTATAATTGTATGACTCTAGATCGAGTCATATACCTTTTTCACAGTTTCGGGATTCCCCAATTCCCGATGCCGTTTGGTCTAGTTGCATTTTAATGGTCAGCTTTAATTTGCATGCAGACCTTGACGACCAATTTTGTCATGTCATATCCGTTCATCAGGTTGCAAGGTTCCTAATCGACTGGCCCGGTCATCTGGTCAGTAACCAGAACGGCCTCCGTAAGACACTGTTTCAATAAGGATACATTTTCtgacattcctggccgctgggagtgcgggatcgacagtgtgggaaaaatcgatcccacactctcagaaaccgtcccacactctgcagtaaatataacacgagctctgattggatgataaacagtctgttttgttccacgcgcaaaatgttatccaatggcacgacgagtaatacacagaccagaactacaaagtaagcaggtcaaagtacagtggcagacgacagacttgtcacgattttggataatgttgtacatgtccaatgtgaatttaacgcattttgtggtcatgtgagaaaaagaatctcacacgccaaggacctgggatcagatttctcacacgagttggggatattttgtctcacactcgcctgcggctcgtgtgagacaaaatatccccaactcgtgtgagaaatctgatcccatgTCCtcgggggtgtgagattctattaatcccATACCAAGATTTTCATATATGTTCTAAAGCACGTCTAAATGAAACAATGCTGAGATAAAGAACTTCGCCTTGAGAAATGTGTTTCACCCCCGGGTGTATGTTTCAAATTGGACTTGGTCCAAACAAAAATGCTCTGCAGTGCCAGTAGGGTGCATGTCTCAGGGATGTAGTCTTGTGTTTTCAACCGTACGAACGCAAAATTATACAGATAAACGATATATTCGTGTACGTAGTATGAATTTTACGGTTTTCACAGCAATCGTTGTTCACAACCGATTTCCCTTAACCTtcgtttgtgtttgtttagcgGCATTTGACTTTGATTAAGCACTGCCAGTCAACAAGGAGTGCCATACGAGTGACCGAAAGACAAGGGCGACTGCTGCCGTCACAAGTCATTTTCATCGCGATGTACTCACTTATGGTTCGAAATGCTCAGCTGATACAAATAATCATACGATGCAAAGAGAAATCCCCCGTTCAATAGCATTCAAACAGATCTTGCGTTTCGAGCGGAAAGTAACAATCGCGAGCAGTATTGATTGACAGTACCTGGCGCAGTGTCAGGATGATGTGACGCCACACCATTCAGTCGCACTTCTCCGATAtttccaagttcaacaagtgatcatgtcgtgtttgAAAAAGTCTAACAGAATGGCAAGAAATTGCTCTCTAAAAACTTTAAAGTCGACGAAGAGTTATGCAAATCAAGATTTGATCACGGTAAAATGCAACGAAAATGTgttactctgtacctgtttcgCTACCACCATAGCATTTTAGTGTTGTCATAGATCCAATACTGCAttgggtctatggttttatttctgtttcgCAGTCCGTGTCATTCAAACTTATAAGCAAATTCCCTGTTTAGTTTCACTACTTTACAGTAGTTTGTAAGACGTGTCTTTCTTTATGCGGGTGCTCCTCGATATCCATTGTGCTGAATTTAGTATGCAGGTCACAGACAGCTCACGCGCCCTGCGTTGACATAAAGAGGTACGCGACGTATTAATATTCGTTATGTGCTTGAGTTCAAATCGCGGGGACGCCCAGACGAACATTGAACCTTGCTGTAAAGAGCAAGAAAGTGGTTTATAGACCCTTGAAGCCATCTATGGTCACCGATTGGGTCGTGTATTGGGTTGCCCGGGGCTTTCAGTCATAGACAAATTGTAGAAAATGACCGACTTTGTCAATGGTTATTCAAAATTGTATGACAATGACAATTTTTTCTAGCTATCACTTTTACTTTAGTATAAATTCCACTCCCTTTGTGACTTCATTATCCGTTtcataattaaattttattttaatgacaagtttgatataaatttccctaatattttgaatttcatgataaaatgtaaatcattttcacttttcacaatgaaagttattttcattccttatttaatttcaatttagATTTTTCCCCCGAATTGAAATAAGTGGCAGCGCATTATTTTTCagtttgattttaattttgaattgcaaaacaaacttatttttgtttcacttttcattttaGGCctaatttgattttgatttaatTCCACTGATTTACTTTAGTAGTAATGGCTGTGGTATAGTCCACACATCTCGCGAGATTTGTGTCCTCTCGTGTAGCGCGAGAGTTGAGAACTGTCATGCTTCTAGGGGGTTATATGGAGGTCATGACCTTAGAAAGACCCCCTAGTATGCAAAATGAAATTAGCGAGTCCCTCTCATTGGTCCGTttaaataccgcaaaggatatTGGGATGGCCATACccttttctgattgtttaactggTTAATATATGCAAAACAAGAGTATATAAGTAGCAAGAGGGCCAGCTGAGGGCCAATTCAGCTCAGGCGTTCatccaaacaacaacaacagctcaACTATTCAAGCTATGGCTACTCCTATACTATCACCAAGACTACTGGAAGAGGGATGGCGCAAGTGTTATTCAGTGAAGGCTGAACGTCCGTATTACTTTAATGTAAAGACCAACACCAGCGTCTGGACAATGCCAACCCTCTCTGACCAAGATGAGAGGTTTGCTGATGTTCCTGGAAGGAAGAGCCCCGACTTGCCAGAGCCTACTCAGGAAGTGCCCATGCCTGATCAGACTCAGTCCAGTCAGTCATCAGTTGCTGCTTTGGTCCCTCAACCTTCCAAGCCTGGCGCAACTAGTCATGCAGGTGAGAGACAATTCAGATTTCTTCTGCGTGACACAGAGACGTCAGCTCGGATTGTGAGTGTGCAGATGTACAAGGGAAATGTGTACGTTGGAATACGTGAATCTTCAAGAAACCTGACACTGGAGAACTGATACCAACAAAGAAGGGAATCAATTTGAATTTGGATCAGTGGAATCGGCTGAAATGTATCATGCAGAGTATTGATGATGCTGCTAAGACACTGACATGCAATTGACTTGGAACTCACAGACCCGTCTTTCGTCCTTTTTTCAGAGCCTTCCTTCAGCGATATGCCAAATGACTTGGACAGGCAAGTGGCAAGGAGAGTGGCCAAATATGTCTACGCCAAGCTCATTCTGGACCAAGTCAATGCCATCATCAATCAAAACTGTGAGGGATGCAAGGAAGATTACCCATCTCAGAGAGACCATGAGTGCCTGTACTATGGCAATGCCCCTGCAGGTCAACGGGAAGCGATCATCAAATACTTTACTGATGCTGCCAAACGAGTCAACATGCTGGCTGTGCAGAAGTCTGTTCTCGCCATGGCTGAACTGTGTTACATCACCCTGGATCATAATGTTCCACTCGGATTACTTGATCTTGATGATCTCTTGGAGTTACTGTACTATCGCTGGAGTGAAGACCCTGAAGGATGTTATCAAGCTTTATCGGACAGTCTGTCTGTTTACGGAATGGTTTTATGCAATGACATGATTACCGCagtgtgttcaaaatttggttctGCAAGCAATTAATCACTTCGATTTCCTTCACGttctaaatgatttttttttttcggacATTTCAAGTTTGCCTAGGACACTGAGAGACActtgcaataaaaaaaaaaggtgttgtgtttcatgtttttggccttgttaaattttgttaactttgagaaaataaaatttactgttattgtttaaaatgaaaatctatAACTTGTCTGTCTATACTCTTTGTATGATTGTTTTGATGAATGAGTATGTTTAATTGCCCCCCCTCCCCCTTCCTCCCTTTATGGCCCCTCatctctgagaaaaaaaatcagacgcAGATGCTTGgtattttcaattgaacaagtttgaaaatttattgaacacCAACAGGAAAGCCAACACAAGAACTAGTaacaatgtaatgaatatgactTCTAAGTCAAACGAGTCTGTAAAAAGTTAAcatcataaatgtcaaaatcaacaccagtcaatttttcaatgaaatcattcacaAGAAAGTCATTAAAAGTCAAGTCCTCAGTAAACTGCTTCACAATGTTCGACATGGACCATCCCCGGCAACGATGTAGCAGATAGTAAAGGACGTATTGTCCACACACTGAAGAAAGAGGTCCCTGGAGCCTTTGTCTGTTATAGATCCAGTCGAGGGAGTTCCTGTTGAGGAATGCCTTGAAAGGTGTCCTGTTGGGTGGACGTCCGTACGAATCGAAATATTCACCACGGTTGCTATCGGCAAAG
It contains:
- the LOC139127576 gene encoding mRNA (2'-O-methyladenosine-N(6)-)-methyltransferase-like, translated to MATPILSPRLLEEGWRKCYSVKAERPYYFNVKTNTSVWTMPTLSDQDERFADVPGRKSPDLPEPTQEVPMPDQTQSSQSSVAALVPQPSKPGATSHAEPSFSDMPNDLDRQVARRVAKYVYAKLILDQVNAIINQNCEGCKEDYPSQRDHECLYYGNAPAGQREAIIKYFTDAAKRVNMLAVQKSVLAMAELCYITLDHNVPLGLLDLDDLLELLYYRWSEDPEGCYQALSDSLSVYGMVLCNDMITAVCSKFGSASN